A stretch of Podospora bellae-mahoneyi strain CBS 112042 chromosome 5, whole genome shotgun sequence DNA encodes these proteins:
- the UBC4 gene encoding Ubiquitin-conjugating enzyme E2 4 (COG:O; EggNog:ENOG503NWPW) yields the protein MALKRINKELADLGRDPPSSCSAGPAGDDLFQWQATIMGPSDSPYTGGVFFLQIQFPTDYPFKPPKVQFTTRIYHPNINANGSICLDILRDQWSPALTISKVLLSICSMLTDPNPDDPLVPEIAHVYKTDRAKYEQTAREWTRKYAV from the exons ATGGCTCTTAAGCGCATCAACAAGGAACTCGCTGACCTCGGCCG CGACCCGCCCTCTTCCTGCTCTGCTGGCCCAGCTGGCGACGATCTT TTCCAATGGCAAGCCACCATCATGGGTCCT AGCGACTCGCCATACACCGGGGGTGTTTTCTTCCTTCAGATTCAGTTCCCTACAGACTACCCTTTCAAGCCTCCCAAGGTTCAGTTCACAACCAGAATCTaccaccccaacatcaaTGCGAACGGCAGCATCTGTTTAGACATTCTCCGTGACCAGTGGAGCCCGGCCTTGACGATCTCGAAGG TGTTGCTTTCAATCTGCTCCATGCTGACGGATCCCAACCCCGACGACCCGCTTGTGCCCGAGATCGCCCACGTCTACAAGACGGACCGTGCGAAATACGAACAGACAGCTCGGGAGTGGACCAGGAAGTATGCCGTTTAA